The region GCGCGAGGGCGGGGCCACGGAGCCGGGAGCGCTGCGCGCCGTCGACCTCGGCAGCGACGGCTCGGGCGGCGAACTGATCACGGTGGCCGCGGGCGGCTCCCGCCGCCCCCGTGCCGACGGCGAACTCCCACGCTCGCAAAGGTACTTCCGGATGCAGGGCCGTACGGTGTACCGGCACGCGGTGCACCGGATGACCGCCTCCTCGCGGCTCGTGCTGGAGCGGGCCGGCTGGTCGCCGCAGTCGGTGCGTGCCTTCGTCGGCCACCAGGCCAACCAGCGGATCCTCGACGCCGTGGGCGACCGGCTCGGCATCGGCACCCCGCACCGCTTCGGGAACATCGCCGAGGTCGGCAACACCGCCGCCGCCTCCATCCCCCTCGCCCTCGCGGACACCGCCGCACGTGACCTCGTACGGCCCGGCGAGCGCAGCCTGCTCACCGCTTTCGGCGGGGGCCTGACCTGGGGTTCCATCGCCCTGTCATGGCCGGCCGCGGTGCCGGTCCACCAGCCTCTCCCGGTCCCCGCGGCGCACCGCCCGGCCACAGTCCCGGCTCCGGTGCCGGTGCCCTGTCAGAACGGACCGCGGCCGTGACACCCGTATGCCACCTGAGTGCAGCAGTCGGATCGGATGAGTAGTCGTACTCATGCCCGCTCGCGGACGCGGCCGCCATCGTGATGTCAACACCCCTCCGGCACCCACACGAAGAGGGGGACCGTGCCACCGGCTTCACCCGACGGAGGACATCATGAACATCTCGCGCCGTACCCGTACCGCACTCATCCGGGCCACGGACAACTGGCTCTCCCGTGTCTACCTGGCCGCCGTCACCGCCGCGACCGGCTACTTCCTCTTCGATGCCCTCTTCGTCGACCACCCCGACGCCTCCATGGCCGCCGTGGTGCCCTGGCTGCTGACCGCCCCGCTGAGCCTGCTGTACACCCTCCTGCCCGACGGCACCCTCTCCGGCACGAGCACCGGCCTGTTCACCGCCCTCTACCTCGCGGGGATCGCCTTCGCCGCCCTCGCGAACGCCGCCTTCATGGGCCACGTCGTCCGCAGGCTCCGCCAGCCGTTCCCCGGTACCGCGCCCAGCGCCTGAAGGGCCCGCCTACTTCACCCCGCCCGCATCCAGCAGCGCCGTCACCGTCGTCGTGGTCAGCCCTTCCAGCGTCTCGATCCCGGCACCGGCCCGGGCGCTCGCGCCGTCGAAGACCAGCATCAGCTGCCGGGCGAGAAGCTCGGGATCACGCGCACCACCCAGCTCGGCCTGCGCACGGAACACCTCTTTCATACGCCCCTTCGCACCGCCCGCGACCACCGACGCCGGGTGCCCGGGGTCCTTGAGTTCGACGAGCGCGGCGAGGAACGGGCAGTCGCGGTACTCGGGCCGCACCGAGGCCGCCTCCATCCGCTCGAAGATGCCCAGGATGCGCTCGCGCGGCGTCCCGGCATCCTCCGGATCCGGCGCGAGCTGCTTCTCGTACCGCGGAATCCGCCGTTCCAGGCTTGCCGCCAGGACGTCGTCCTTGCTCTCGAAGAGCTGGTACATCGACCGCTTCGAGACACCGGCCGACCGGCACAGCGCCTCGATGCCGACGGATACGCCCTCGCGGTAGATCAGGTCGGCCGCCGCGTCCAGCAACCGGTCCCTGGTGGACGCCTTGTCTGTAGTGGCCATAAGGGCAGGCTACCGCGCGGGACGAGATTGGGAAACCGATCGGTCTCCCCGGGCCGCGTGGGCGCAATCACACGTGACACATCGACTGAACAAGCGCTTGGATAGTGACGATCGGACAGTGTGTCCCACCCCGCCGTGCCGCGCTGGAGGCCCCGTTGCTGTTCACATCCGTCGACGATGTCTCGGCGCGTCTCGCCGAGACCGGCTATCTGGCCTCGCCCGCGGTCGCGACCACGGTCTTCCTGGCCGACCGCCTGGGCAAGCCGCTGCTGGTGGAGGGCCCTGCCGGGGTCGGCAAGACCGAACTCGCCAAGGCCGTCGCCCAGGTGGCCGGGGCGCGACTGGTCCGGCTTCAGTGCTACGAGGGCGTCGACGAGTCCCGGGCGCTGTACGAGTGGAACCACGCCAAGCAACTGCTGCGCATCAGCGCGGGCCGCGACGAGACGTGGGACGAGGCGCGCACGGACATCTTCAGCGAGGAGTTCCTGCTGGCGCGCCCCCTGTTGACCGCCATCCGCGGCGACGATCCCAAGGTGCTGCTGATCGACGAGACCGACAAGGCCGACGTCGAGGTGGAGGGGCTGTTGCTGGAGGTGCTCAGCGACTTCCAGGTCACCGTCCCCGAGCTCGGCACGATCGCCGCGACCAGCCGGCCCTTCGTGGTTCTCACCTCGAACGCGAGCCGTGAGCTGTCGGAGGCGCTGCGCCGCCGCTGCCTCTTCCTCCACATCGGCTTCCCGGAGGAGGAGTTGGAGCGTCGCATCGTACGGCTGAAGGTGCCGGGGCTGGACGCGACGCTGACGGAGTCGGTGGTGCGGGTGGTCGGCGCACTGCGTGAGATGGACCTGCGGAAGGTCCCCTCGGTCGCCGAGACGATCGACTGGGCGCGCACCCTGCTCGCGCTCGGGGCCGACACCCTCGACGAGACCGTCGTACGTGACAGCCTCGGCGTGCTCCTCAAGCACCAGGAC is a window of Streptomyces mirabilis DNA encoding:
- a CDS encoding AAA family ATPase produces the protein MFTSVDDVSARLAETGYLASPAVATTVFLADRLGKPLLVEGPAGVGKTELAKAVAQVAGARLVRLQCYEGVDESRALYEWNHAKQLLRISAGRDETWDEARTDIFSEEFLLARPLLTAIRGDDPKVLLIDETDKADVEVEGLLLEVLSDFQVTVPELGTIAATSRPFVVLTSNASRELSEALRRRCLFLHIGFPEEELERRIVRLKVPGLDATLTESVVRVVGALREMDLRKVPSVAETIDWARTLLALGADTLDETVVRDSLGVLLKHQDDILKAAAKLDLDAM
- a CDS encoding SCO4225 family membrane protein, whose amino-acid sequence is MNISRRTRTALIRATDNWLSRVYLAAVTAATGYFLFDALFVDHPDASMAAVVPWLLTAPLSLLYTLLPDGTLSGTSTGLFTALYLAGIAFAALANAAFMGHVVRRLRQPFPGTAPSA
- a CDS encoding TetR/AcrR family transcriptional regulator produces the protein MATTDKASTRDRLLDAAADLIYREGVSVGIEALCRSAGVSKRSMYQLFESKDDVLAASLERRIPRYEKQLAPDPEDAGTPRERILGIFERMEAASVRPEYRDCPFLAALVELKDPGHPASVVAGGAKGRMKEVFRAQAELGGARDPELLARQLMLVFDGASARAGAGIETLEGLTTTTVTALLDAGGVK
- a CDS encoding beta-ketoacyl-ACP synthase III, encoding MSAAVVCGIGTCLPERVVSNDDLAARLDTSDTWIRSRTGITRRRIVNPGTSTGDLAVAAGRAALDSAGHGADFVLLATTTPDRPCPATAPEVAHRLGLGEVPAMDISAVCSGFVYAVTVARSLMASGTCARPLVIGAEVYTSIIDPLDRDTAVIFGDGAGAVVLREGGATEPGALRAVDLGSDGSGGELITVAAGGSRRPRADGELPRSQRYFRMQGRTVYRHAVHRMTASSRLVLERAGWSPQSVRAFVGHQANQRILDAVGDRLGIGTPHRFGNIAEVGNTAAASIPLALADTAARDLVRPGERSLLTAFGGGLTWGSIALSWPAAVPVHQPLPVPAAHRPATVPAPVPVPCQNGPRP